In one window of Streptomyces griseus subsp. griseus DNA:
- the pstS gene encoding phosphate ABC transporter substrate-binding protein PstS produces MKLQRKNRLRATALGALAVSGALVLTACGSDDNSDPGTPKANGDKSSAASSIDCGKAKGQLRASGSSAQKNAMDLWVKNYMAACSGVEINYNSSSSGEGIVAFNQGTVGFAGSDSALKPEEVEESKKACKTGQGINLPMVGGPVAIGYHLEGVDKLTLDAPTLAKIFDTKIKKWNDPAIAKLNDGVELPDKAIQAFHRSEDSGTTQNLGKYLGAAAPKDWKYEAEKKWPAPGGQAASGSSGIAAQVKQVDGAIGYFELSYAKSQSISTVDIDTGGSAPVEATSENASKAIAAAKIKGTGKDLALDLDYTTKADGAYPLVLVTYEVVCDTGNKAETLDTVKSFLSYAASDDGQKILTEAGYAPIPAEINAKVRETVNGLS; encoded by the coding sequence GTGAAGCTTCAGCGCAAGAACCGGCTTCGTGCCACCGCGCTCGGTGCCCTCGCCGTCTCCGGCGCCCTGGTCCTCACGGCGTGCGGTTCGGACGACAACAGCGACCCCGGTACACCCAAGGCCAACGGTGACAAGAGCTCCGCGGCGTCGAGCATCGACTGCGGCAAGGCCAAGGGCCAGTTGCGCGCCTCCGGCTCCAGCGCTCAGAAGAACGCCATGGACCTCTGGGTCAAGAACTACATGGCCGCCTGTTCCGGTGTGGAGATCAACTACAACTCCTCCTCCTCCGGTGAGGGCATCGTCGCCTTCAACCAGGGCACCGTGGGCTTCGCCGGCTCCGACTCCGCGCTGAAGCCGGAAGAGGTCGAGGAGTCGAAGAAGGCCTGCAAGACCGGCCAGGGCATCAACCTCCCGATGGTCGGCGGCCCGGTCGCGATCGGCTACCACCTGGAGGGTGTCGACAAGCTCACGCTGGACGCCCCCACCCTCGCCAAGATCTTCGACACGAAGATCAAGAAGTGGAACGACCCGGCGATCGCCAAGCTCAACGACGGCGTCGAGCTGCCGGACAAGGCGATCCAGGCCTTCCACCGCTCCGAGGACTCCGGCACCACGCAGAACCTCGGCAAGTACCTCGGCGCGGCCGCCCCGAAGGACTGGAAGTACGAGGCCGAGAAGAAGTGGCCGGCCCCCGGTGGCCAGGCCGCGTCCGGCTCCTCCGGCATCGCCGCCCAGGTGAAGCAGGTCGACGGCGCGATCGGCTACTTCGAGCTCTCCTACGCCAAGTCCCAGAGCATCTCCACGGTCGACATCGACACCGGCGGCTCCGCCCCGGTCGAGGCCACCTCGGAGAACGCCTCCAAGGCGATCGCCGCCGCCAAGATCAAGGGCACCGGCAAGGACCTGGCCCTCGACCTCGACTACACCACCAAGGCCGACGGCGCCTACCCGCTGGTCCTGGTCACCTACGAGGTCGTCTGCGACACCGGCAACAAGGCCGAGACCCTCGACACGGTCAAGTCCTTCCTCTCCTACGCCGCCTCCGACGACGGCCAGAAGATCCTGACCGAGGCGGGCTACGCCCCGATCCCGGCCGAGATCAACGCGAAGGTCCGCGAGACCGTCAACGGCCTCTCGTAA
- the pstB gene encoding phosphate ABC transporter ATP-binding protein PstB — MAKRIDISGLTAYYGSHKAIEDISMTVEPRSVTAFIGPSGCGKSTFLRTLNRMHEVTPGGRVEGKVLLDDENLYASNVDPVTVRRTVGMVFQRPNPFPTMSIFDNVAAGLRLNGSYRKSELNDVVEKSLRGANLWNEVKDRLNKPGSGLSGGQQQRLCIARAIAVEPQVLLMDEPCSALDPISTLAIEDLIGELKERFTIVIVTHNMQQAARVSDRTAFFNLAAVGKPGRLIEIDETERIFSNPSVQATEDYISGRFG; from the coding sequence ATGGCCAAGCGCATCGACATCAGCGGCCTCACCGCCTACTACGGCAGCCACAAGGCCATCGAGGACATCTCGATGACCGTGGAACCCCGCTCCGTGACCGCCTTCATCGGCCCCTCCGGCTGCGGCAAGTCCACCTTCCTGCGCACCCTGAACCGGATGCACGAGGTCACCCCCGGCGGCCGCGTCGAGGGCAAGGTGCTGCTGGACGACGAGAACCTCTACGCCTCCAACGTCGACCCGGTCACCGTGCGCCGCACGGTCGGCATGGTCTTCCAGCGCCCCAACCCCTTCCCCACCATGTCGATCTTTGACAACGTGGCGGCGGGCCTGCGGCTCAACGGCAGCTACCGCAAGAGCGAGCTGAACGACGTCGTGGAGAAGTCCCTGCGCGGCGCGAACCTCTGGAACGAGGTCAAGGACCGGCTCAACAAGCCCGGCTCCGGCCTCTCCGGCGGCCAGCAGCAGCGCCTGTGCATCGCCCGCGCCATCGCGGTGGAGCCGCAGGTCCTGCTGATGGACGAGCCGTGCTCGGCCCTCGACCCGATCTCCACCCTCGCCATCGAGGACCTGATCGGCGAGCTGAAGGAGCGCTTCACGATCGTCATCGTCACGCACAACATGCAGCAGGCGGCCCGCGTCTCGGACCGCACCGCGTTCTTCAACCTCGCGGCGGTCGGCAAGCCCGGCCGGCTCATCGAGATAGACGAGACGGAGCGGATCTTCTCCAACCCGTCGGTCCAGGCCACGGAGGACTACATCTCCGGCCGCTTCGGCTGA
- a CDS encoding DUF47 domain-containing protein, which translates to MRFRLTPRETSFYDMFSASADNIVTGSKLLMELLGADSASRVEIAERMRAAEHAGDDATHAIFHQLNSSFITPFDREDIYNLASSLDDIMDFMEEAVDLVVLYQVQELPKGVEQQIEVLARAAELTAEAMPGLRTMDNLTEYWIEVNRLENQADQIHRKLLAQLFNGKYDAMEVLKLKQIVDVLEEAADAFEHVANTVETIAVKES; encoded by the coding sequence GTGCGCTTTCGTCTGACCCCCAGGGAGACGAGCTTCTACGACATGTTCTCCGCGTCCGCGGACAACATTGTCACGGGCTCGAAACTCCTGATGGAACTGCTCGGGGCGGATTCTGCCTCCCGAGTCGAGATCGCGGAGCGTATGCGGGCAGCGGAGCACGCGGGGGACGATGCCACCCACGCGATCTTCCACCAGCTGAACTCCTCCTTCATCACGCCGTTCGACCGCGAGGACATCTACAACCTGGCGTCGTCGCTGGACGACATCATGGACTTCATGGAGGAGGCAGTCGATCTGGTCGTCCTCTACCAGGTCCAGGAGCTCCCCAAGGGAGTCGAGCAGCAGATCGAGGTGCTGGCCCGGGCGGCGGAACTGACCGCCGAGGCCATGCCGGGGCTGCGGACCATGGACAACCTCACCGAGTACTGGATCGAGGTCAACCGTCTGGAGAACCAGGCCGACCAGATCCACCGCAAGCTGCTGGCCCAGCTCTTCAACGGCAAGTACGACGCCATGGAGGTGCTGAAGCTCAAGCAGATCGTGGATGTGCTGGAAGAGGCGGCTGACGCGTTCGAGCACGTGGCCAACACCGTGGAGACCATCGCGGTCAAGGAGTCCTGA
- a CDS encoding RNA degradosome polyphosphate kinase — MSQQPSSEVPVQPAQPSVGSLAAHRPHAVAHASSGNAGFSTAADLDPDLDADADAYEPGRDGDELPQGRFLDRERSWLAFNERVLELAEDPATPILERANFLAIFASNLDEFFMVRVAGLKRRIATGVATRSASGLQPREVLDLIWTRSRELMARHAACFQQDIAPALSDESIQLIRWPDLTEKEQARLFTFFRQRVFPVLTPLAVDPAHPFPYISGLSLNLAVVVRNPVSGHRHFARVKVPPLLTRFLEASPQRYVPIEDVIAAHLEELFPGMEVLAHHMFRVTRNEDLEVEEDDAENLLQALEKELMRRRFGPPVRLEVEESIDPYVLDLLVRELKVSDAEVYPLPGPLDLTGLFAIASLDRPELKFPKFIAGTHRDLAEVESASAPDIFAALRERDVLLHHPYDSFSTSVQAFLEQAAGDPDVLAIKQTLYRTSGDSPIVDALIDAAESGKQVLVLVEIKARFDEQANIKWARKLEEAGCHVVYGLVGLKTHCKLSLVVRQEGDTLRRYSHVGTGNYHPKTARLYEDLGLLTADPQVGADLSDLFNRLSGYSRRETYRRLLVAPKSLRDGLIARINKEVAHHRAGRPAYVRIKVNSMVDEAIIDACYRAAQAGVPVDIWVRGICAIRPGVAGLSENIRVRSILGRFLEHSRVFSFGNGGEPEVWFGSADMMHRNLDRRIEALVRVTDPAHRAALSRLLETGMADTTSSWHLGPDGNWTRHATDAEGLPLRHVQEMLIDARRRRRATP, encoded by the coding sequence ATGAGCCAGCAGCCCAGCTCCGAGGTCCCGGTCCAGCCCGCCCAGCCGTCCGTCGGCTCCCTCGCCGCGCACCGGCCGCACGCCGTCGCGCACGCCTCCTCCGGCAACGCCGGTTTCTCCACCGCCGCCGATCTGGACCCCGATCTCGACGCCGACGCCGACGCGTACGAGCCTGGCCGGGACGGCGACGAGCTGCCCCAGGGCCGCTTCCTGGACCGCGAGCGCTCCTGGCTCGCCTTCAACGAACGCGTGCTGGAGCTGGCCGAGGACCCGGCGACGCCGATCCTGGAGCGGGCCAACTTCCTCGCGATCTTCGCCTCGAACCTGGACGAGTTCTTCATGGTCCGGGTGGCCGGCCTCAAGCGCCGCATCGCCACCGGCGTCGCCACCCGTTCCGCCTCCGGCCTCCAGCCCCGCGAGGTCCTCGACCTCATCTGGACCCGCTCGCGCGAACTCATGGCCCGGCACGCCGCCTGCTTCCAGCAGGACATCGCGCCGGCCCTCTCCGACGAGTCGATCCAGCTCATCCGGTGGCCGGATCTCACCGAGAAGGAGCAGGCCCGCCTCTTCACCTTCTTCCGGCAGCGCGTCTTCCCCGTGCTGACCCCGCTGGCCGTCGACCCCGCGCACCCCTTCCCGTACATCTCCGGGCTCTCGCTCAACCTCGCCGTCGTCGTCCGCAACCCGGTCAGCGGCCACCGCCACTTCGCCCGGGTCAAGGTGCCGCCGCTGCTGACCCGCTTCCTGGAGGCGTCGCCGCAGCGGTACGTCCCCATCGAGGACGTCATCGCGGCCCACCTGGAGGAGCTGTTCCCGGGGATGGAGGTGCTGGCGCACCACATGTTCCGGGTCACCAGGAACGAGGACCTGGAGGTCGAGGAGGACGACGCGGAGAACCTGCTCCAAGCGCTGGAGAAGGAGCTCATGCGGCGCCGCTTCGGTCCGCCGGTGCGGCTGGAGGTCGAGGAGTCCATCGACCCGTACGTCCTGGATCTGCTGGTCCGCGAGCTGAAGGTGTCCGACGCGGAGGTCTACCCGCTGCCCGGCCCCCTGGACCTGACCGGCCTCTTCGCGATCGCCTCGCTGGACCGGCCGGAGCTGAAGTTCCCGAAGTTCATCGCGGGCACCCACCGGGACCTGGCCGAGGTGGAGTCCGCCTCGGCGCCCGACATCTTCGCCGCCCTGCGCGAGCGGGACGTGCTGCTCCACCACCCGTACGACTCGTTCTCCACCTCCGTCCAGGCGTTTCTGGAGCAGGCGGCGGGCGACCCGGACGTGCTGGCGATCAAGCAGACGCTGTACCGCACCTCCGGTGACTCCCCGATAGTGGACGCCCTCATCGACGCGGCCGAGTCCGGCAAGCAGGTCCTCGTCCTCGTCGAGATCAAGGCCCGCTTCGACGAGCAGGCCAACATCAAGTGGGCCCGCAAGCTGGAGGAGGCGGGCTGCCATGTGGTGTACGGGCTCGTCGGGCTGAAGACCCACTGCAAGCTCTCGCTCGTCGTCCGCCAGGAGGGCGACACGCTGCGCCGCTACTCCCACGTCGGCACCGGCAACTACCACCCCAAGACCGCCCGGCTGTACGAGGACCTCGGCCTGCTCACGGCGGACCCGCAGGTCGGGGCCGACCTCTCCGACCTGTTCAACCGGCTCTCCGGCTACTCCCGCCGCGAGACCTACCGCCGCCTCCTGGTCGCGCCGAAGTCCCTGCGGGACGGGCTGATCGCCCGGATCAACAAAGAGGTCGCCCACCACCGCGCCGGGCGCCCCGCCTACGTACGGATCAAGGTCAACTCGATGGTCGACGAAGCGATCATCGACGCCTGCTACCGGGCGGCCCAGGCGGGCGTGCCCGTCGACATCTGGGTGCGCGGGATCTGCGCGATCCGCCCCGGGGTCGCCGGGCTCTCGGAGAACATCCGGGTCCGCTCCATACTCGGGCGCTTCCTCGAACACTCCCGGGTCTTCTCGTTCGGCAACGGCGGCGAGCCCGAGGTGTGGTTCGGCAGCGCCGACATGATGCACCGCAACCTCGACCGCCGGATCGAAGCCCTCGTCCGGGTCACCGACCCCGCCCACCGCGCCGCACTCAGCCGACTCCTGGAGACCGGTATGGCCGACACCACCTCTTCCTGGCACCTGGGGCCCGACGGCAACTGGACCCGGCACGCCACGGACGCGGAGGGGCTGCCGCTGCGGCACGTCCAGGAGATGCTCATCGATGCCCGGAGGCGCAGGCGTGCGACGCCCTGA
- a CDS encoding MerR family transcriptional regulator — translation MPPSSTRPTDNLDDDDYPAFTMGRAAEMLSTTPAFLRALGENRLITPLRSEGGHRRYSRYQLRIAARARELVDQGTKIEDACRIVILEDQLEEAQRINEELRSVRSR, via the coding sequence ATGCCCCCTAGCAGTACCCGCCCCACCGACAACCTGGACGACGACGACTACCCCGCCTTCACCATGGGCCGGGCCGCCGAGATGCTCTCCACCACCCCCGCCTTCCTCCGCGCACTCGGCGAGAACCGCCTGATCACCCCCCTGCGCTCGGAAGGCGGCCACCGCCGCTACTCCCGCTACCAGCTGCGCATCGCCGCCCGCGCCCGTGAGCTGGTGGACCAGGGCACCAAGATCGAGGACGCCTGCCGCATCGTCATCCTTGAGGACCAGCTCGAAGAGGCTCAGCGCATCAACGAGGAACTGCGCTCCGTACGGTCGCGGTAA
- the pstA gene encoding phosphate ABC transporter permease PstA — translation MSHATAVQDRPTPPTGPAPKSGLSSRSLPRLAPVGFAALAIVLSVSISTAAGWHSKVQWGMIAALLFLAISYVATTVVENQRQAKDRLATSVVWVCFLIAVIPLASLLWTTISRGAERLDGYFLTHSMAGVLGSEASGGVYHALIGTLEQVGIATVISAPLGLLTAVYLVEYGKGSLAKAVTFFVDVMTGIPSIVAGLFILSIMLIFEIQPSGLMGALALTILMIPVVVRSTEEMLKLVPNELREASLALGIPKWRTILKVVLPTAIGGITTGVMLAIARIAGETAPIILLVFGSQLINANPFSGAQSSLPFYIYEQYKIGEAASYDRAWAAALVLIAFVMILNLVARGIARWKAPKTGR, via the coding sequence ATGAGCCACGCAACCGCCGTACAGGACCGGCCGACGCCGCCCACCGGGCCCGCGCCGAAGTCCGGCCTGAGCAGCCGCTCCCTTCCCCGCCTGGCCCCCGTCGGCTTCGCCGCCCTGGCGATCGTGCTCTCCGTCTCCATCAGCACCGCCGCCGGCTGGCACAGCAAGGTGCAGTGGGGCATGATCGCCGCCCTGCTCTTCCTGGCCATCTCCTACGTCGCCACCACCGTCGTGGAGAACCAGCGCCAGGCCAAGGACCGCCTGGCCACCAGCGTCGTCTGGGTCTGCTTCCTGATAGCGGTCATCCCGCTGGCCTCCCTGCTGTGGACGACGATCAGCCGCGGCGCCGAGCGCCTGGACGGCTACTTCCTCACCCACTCCATGGCCGGTGTGCTCGGCTCCGAGGCCAGCGGCGGCGTCTACCACGCGCTGATCGGCACCCTGGAGCAGGTCGGCATCGCCACGGTGATCTCCGCCCCGCTCGGTCTGCTGACCGCCGTCTACCTGGTGGAGTACGGCAAGGGCTCGCTCGCCAAGGCCGTCACCTTCTTCGTCGACGTGATGACGGGCATCCCGTCCATCGTGGCCGGTCTCTTCATCCTGTCGATCATGCTGATCTTCGAGATCCAGCCGTCCGGCCTGATGGGCGCGCTCGCCCTGACGATCCTGATGATCCCGGTCGTGGTCCGCTCCACCGAGGAGATGCTGAAGCTCGTCCCCAACGAGCTCCGCGAGGCCTCCCTCGCCCTGGGCATCCCGAAGTGGCGCACCATCCTGAAGGTGGTCCTGCCGACCGCGATCGGCGGCATCACCACCGGCGTCATGCTGGCCATCGCCCGTATCGCCGGTGAGACCGCCCCGATCATCCTGCTGGTCTTCGGCAGCCAGCTGATCAACGCGAACCCCTTCTCGGGCGCCCAGTCCTCGCTGCCGTTCTACATCTACGAGCAGTACAAGATCGGCGAGGCCGCCTCGTACGACCGCGCCTGGGCGGCAGCCCTGGTACTGATCGCCTTCGTCATGATCCTCAACCTCGTGGCCCGCGGGATCGCCCGCTGGAAGGCCCCGAAGACCGGTCGCTGA
- a CDS encoding CHAD domain-containing protein: MSAEAVLAPYLRGQAADFLRSLRLHREHSAPSDANGQGAEAAARALRRSARRISGSLHTFRSVLDPAWADHLRTELAWLSGTLAREHAYAGRLTRLLEALHQLSGAPLPAARGTKPAAKAPAAPDAQSRAVLGVGAARAGALLERQLTLVRTRAHSAALQALGSSRFHAVADAVALLASEVPLAPGTASRGAEAVLEPAERAEQRLIGAVAALPPDASAEPYNEAQDAAWHQARLLLRLHRYAHEVVLGAADPVLTGAGHALDLHRDAAEAASAAASAARTPRIAPATAYALGVLHADQRHEVEAARAVFRETWPYAAAMTAP, translated from the coding sequence GTGAGCGCCGAGGCCGTGCTCGCGCCCTACCTCCGGGGGCAGGCCGCGGACTTCCTGCGCAGCCTGCGCCTGCACCGCGAGCACAGCGCCCCCTCCGACGCCAACGGCCAGGGCGCCGAGGCCGCGGCACGCGCCCTGCGCCGCTCGGCCCGGCGGATCAGCGGCTCGCTGCACACCTTCCGCTCCGTCCTGGACCCGGCCTGGGCCGACCACCTCCGTACGGAACTGGCCTGGCTCTCCGGCACCCTCGCCCGGGAACACGCGTACGCCGGCCGGCTGACCCGCCTGCTCGAAGCCCTGCACCAGCTCTCCGGGGCTCCCCTTCCGGCGGCCCGCGGCACCAAGCCCGCCGCCAAAGCACCCGCCGCCCCGGACGCCCAGAGCCGGGCCGTGCTCGGTGTCGGAGCGGCGCGGGCCGGGGCGCTGCTGGAGCGCCAGCTCACCCTCGTCCGGACCCGGGCCCACTCCGCCGCGCTCCAGGCCCTCGGCTCCTCCCGCTTCCACGCGGTCGCCGACGCCGTGGCGCTGCTCGCCTCCGAGGTCCCGCTGGCCCCGGGCACCGCGAGCCGGGGCGCCGAGGCGGTCCTGGAGCCCGCCGAACGTGCCGAGCAACGGCTGATCGGCGCGGTGGCGGCCCTCCCGCCCGACGCGTCGGCGGAGCCGTACAACGAGGCGCAGGACGCGGCCTGGCACCAGGCCCGGCTGCTGCTGCGGCTGCACCGGTACGCCCACGAGGTCGTCCTGGGCGCCGCCGACCCGGTCCTCACCGGTGCCGGACACGCCCTGGACCTGCACCGGGACGCGGCGGAGGCGGCCTCGGCAGCGGCGTCGGCGGCCCGCACCCCGCGGATCGCCCCGGCCACCGCGTACGCCCTGGGCGTGCTCCACGCGGACCAGCGCCACGAGGTGGAGGCCGCGCGGGCGGTGTTCCGGGAGACCTGGCCGTACGCGGCGGCCATGACGGCCCCATGA
- a CDS encoding inorganic phosphate transporter, with amino-acid sequence MDTFALIVTIGVALGFTYTNGFHDSANAIATSVSTRALTPRAALAMAAVMNLAGAFLGQGVAKTVSEGLIATPVGQKGMGILFAALVGAIIWNLITWYYGLPSSSSHALFGGMVGAALAGGTDVIWSGVLEKIVIPMFLSPVIGLVVGYLVMVGIMWMFRNANPHKAKRGFRIAQTVSAAGMALGHGLQDAQKTMGIVVMALVIADIEGPNDEIPVWVKIACALMLSLGTYAGGWRIMRTLGRKIIELDPPQGFAAETTGASIMFGSAFLFHAPISTTHVITSAIMGVGATKRVNAVRWGVAKNIILGWFITMPAAALVAALSYGAVLLLFG; translated from the coding sequence GTGGACACCTTTGCGCTGATCGTGACCATCGGTGTCGCGCTCGGCTTCACGTATACGAACGGCTTCCACGACTCCGCGAACGCCATCGCCACCTCGGTCTCCACCCGGGCGCTGACCCCGCGTGCGGCTCTGGCGATGGCGGCGGTGATGAACCTCGCCGGCGCCTTCCTGGGCCAGGGGGTCGCCAAGACCGTCAGCGAAGGCCTGATCGCCACGCCCGTCGGGCAGAAGGGGATGGGCATCCTGTTCGCGGCGCTGGTCGGCGCGATCATCTGGAACCTCATCACCTGGTACTACGGTCTCCCGTCCTCCTCCTCGCACGCACTGTTCGGCGGCATGGTCGGGGCGGCGCTGGCCGGCGGGACGGACGTCATCTGGTCCGGCGTACTGGAGAAGATCGTCATCCCGATGTTCCTCTCCCCGGTCATCGGCCTGGTGGTCGGCTATCTGGTGATGGTCGGCATCATGTGGATGTTCCGGAACGCCAACCCGCACAAGGCCAAGCGCGGCTTCCGGATCGCGCAGACGGTCTCGGCGGCGGGCATGGCGCTCGGCCACGGCCTCCAGGACGCGCAGAAGACGATGGGCATCGTGGTGATGGCCCTGGTCATCGCCGACATCGAGGGCCCCAACGACGAGATCCCGGTCTGGGTCAAGATCGCCTGTGCGCTGATGCTCTCGCTCGGTACGTACGCGGGCGGCTGGCGCATCATGCGTACCCTCGGCCGGAAGATCATCGAGTTGGACCCGCCGCAGGGCTTCGCCGCCGAGACGACCGGCGCGTCGATCATGTTCGGTTCGGCGTTCCTGTTCCACGCCCCGATCTCCACGACGCATGTCATCACCTCCGCGATCATGGGCGTCGGCGCCACGAAGCGGGTGAACGCCGTGCGCTGGGGCGTCGCGAAGAACATCATCCTCGGCTGGTTCATCACCATGCCGGCCGCCGCGCTGGTCGCGGCGCTGAGCTACGGCGCGGTGCTGCTGCTCTTCGGCTGA
- the mshD gene encoding mycothiol synthase: MTTDAPLPSPGREIQALDALDAAQADAVLELLGEAARFDGRQAVSEQGRLRIRGGHRVGVRHFLLTSEGSLAGYAQLEDTDPVEAPAAELVVHPERRGTGHGRALGAALLAATGKRLRVWAHGGSSAARHLAQVLGLSLFRELRQLRRSLIPLDLAEPVLPEGVTVRTFEPGRDDAAWLAVNRAAFAHHPEQGSLTQQDLDDRKAEPWFDPKGFFLAERDGEIVGFHWTKVHAEEQLGEVYVVGVLPDAQGGGLGKALTSIGLHHLAAQALPTAMLYVDADNTAAVTVYERIGFTTHEVDLMYRTES, translated from the coding sequence ATGACGACTGACGCACCCCTCCCCTCCCCCGGACGCGAGATTCAGGCCCTCGACGCACTCGATGCCGCCCAGGCCGACGCCGTACTCGAACTTCTCGGCGAAGCGGCCCGGTTCGACGGCAGGCAGGCGGTCTCCGAGCAGGGGAGGCTCCGGATCCGGGGCGGACACCGCGTCGGTGTACGCCACTTCCTGCTCACCAGTGAGGGGAGCCTCGCCGGTTACGCGCAGTTGGAGGACACCGACCCGGTCGAGGCCCCGGCGGCCGAGCTCGTCGTCCACCCCGAGCGGCGCGGCACCGGCCACGGGCGGGCCCTGGGCGCCGCCCTCCTCGCCGCGACCGGCAAGCGGCTGCGGGTCTGGGCGCACGGCGGCAGCTCGGCCGCCCGGCACCTGGCCCAGGTTCTCGGCCTCTCCCTCTTCCGCGAGCTGCGCCAGCTCCGCCGGAGCCTGATCCCCCTCGACCTGGCCGAGCCCGTGCTGCCCGAAGGGGTCACCGTACGGACCTTCGAGCCCGGCCGGGACGACGCCGCCTGGCTCGCCGTGAACCGGGCCGCCTTCGCTCACCACCCCGAGCAGGGCTCCCTCACCCAGCAGGACCTGGACGACCGGAAGGCGGAGCCCTGGTTCGACCCGAAGGGGTTCTTCCTGGCCGAGCGGGACGGGGAGATCGTCGGCTTCCACTGGACGAAGGTGCACGCCGAGGAGCAGCTGGGCGAGGTGTATGTCGTCGGCGTGCTGCCCGACGCCCAGGGCGGCGGCCTCGGCAAGGCGCTGACCTCGATCGGCCTGCACCACCTGGCCGCTCAGGCGCTGCCCACCGCGATGCTCTACGTCGACGCGGACAACACGGCGGCCGTGACGGTGTACGAGCGGATCGGCTTCACCACCCACGAGGTGGACCTGATGTACCGCACCGAGTCCTGA
- a CDS encoding NUDIX hydrolase: protein MSGGREHHVRDGAHRSPGARTVLAAGCVLWRRAPEGGGVEVCLVHRPRYDDWSFPKGKLKRDEEPLAAAVREVLEETGHHCAPGAPLPTARYLVDGRPKEVAYWAAEATGGAFEANDEVDRLLWLAPEAARVRLTQPRDREQLAALLSALPRS from the coding sequence ATGAGCGGCGGCCGGGAACACCACGTACGGGACGGCGCGCACCGCTCCCCCGGCGCCCGCACGGTCCTGGCGGCGGGGTGCGTCCTGTGGCGCCGCGCCCCGGAAGGCGGTGGGGTGGAGGTGTGCCTGGTCCACCGGCCCCGCTACGACGACTGGTCCTTCCCCAAGGGCAAGCTGAAGCGCGACGAGGAGCCGCTGGCCGCCGCCGTACGGGAGGTCCTGGAGGAGACCGGCCACCACTGCGCCCCGGGTGCGCCGCTCCCCACCGCCCGGTATCTCGTCGACGGCCGCCCCAAGGAGGTCGCCTACTGGGCCGCCGAGGCGACGGGAGGCGCGTTCGAGGCCAACGACGAGGTCGACCGGCTGCTGTGGCTGGCGCCCGAGGCCGCCCGCGTACGCCTCACCCAGCCGCGCGACCGCGAACAGCTCGCCGCGCTCCTCTCCGCGCTCCCCCGCAGCTGA
- the pstC gene encoding phosphate ABC transporter permease subunit PstC, protein MASTTPIDTPPAPPAPPERAESPKSTGRMGDKVFVGLSRGSGILLLVIMASIAVFLSYRAAIAISKDEGNFLTTFDWNPAGDPPVFGIAVLLFGTVVSSIIAMVIAVPIAVGIALFISHYAPRKLAAPIAYVVDLLAAVPSIVYGIWGALVLVPYLEGLNLWLDQFFGWTYIFEKTEVGVARSLFTVGVLLAIMILPIVTSVSREVFLQVPKMNEEAALALGATRWEVIRLSVLPFGRSGIISASMLGLGRALGETMAVATVLSPSFIISLHVLNPGGGTFAQNIAAKFGEADEFGRDALIASGLVLFVLTLLVNGAARLIIARRKEYSGANA, encoded by the coding sequence ATGGCTTCCACCACACCGATAGACACACCACCGGCCCCGCCGGCCCCACCGGAACGGGCCGAGAGCCCCAAGTCCACCGGGCGCATGGGCGACAAGGTCTTCGTGGGCCTCTCGCGCGGCTCGGGCATCCTGCTGCTCGTGATCATGGCGTCGATCGCCGTGTTCCTCAGCTACCGGGCCGCCATCGCCATCTCGAAGGACGAGGGCAACTTCCTCACCACCTTCGACTGGAACCCGGCCGGTGACCCGCCAGTCTTCGGCATCGCCGTCCTGCTCTTCGGCACGGTCGTCAGCTCGATCATCGCGATGGTCATCGCGGTTCCGATCGCTGTCGGCATCGCGCTGTTCATCTCGCACTACGCGCCGCGCAAGCTGGCCGCCCCCATCGCGTACGTCGTCGACCTGCTCGCCGCCGTCCCCAGCATCGTCTACGGCATCTGGGGCGCCCTCGTCCTGGTGCCGTACCTGGAGGGCCTGAACCTCTGGCTGGACCAGTTCTTCGGCTGGACGTACATCTTCGAGAAGACCGAGGTCGGCGTCGCCCGCTCGCTCTTCACCGTCGGCGTGCTGCTCGCGATCATGATCCTGCCGATCGTGACCAGCGTCAGCCGCGAGGTCTTCCTCCAGGTCCCGAAGATGAACGAGGAGGCCGCCCTCGCGCTCGGCGCCACCCGCTGGGAGGTCATCCGCCTCTCGGTGCTGCCGTTCGGCCGCTCCGGCATCATCTCCGCCTCGATGCTCGGCCTCGGCCGCGCGCTCGGCGAGACGATGGCCGTCGCCACGGTCCTCTCCCCGAGCTTCATCATCTCGCTGCACGTGCTCAACCCGGGCGGCGGAACCTTCGCGCAGAACATCGCGGCGAAGTTCGGCGAGGCCGACGAGTTCGGGCGCGACGCCCTGATCGCCTCCGGTCTCGTCCTCTTCGTCCTCACCCTGCTGGTCAACGGCGCGGCCCGGCTCATCATCGCCCGCCGCAAGGAGTATTCGGGGGCCAACGCATGA